Proteins encoded in a region of the Paenibacillus sp. W2I17 genome:
- a CDS encoding alpha-mannosidase gives MTKKKRAHIISHTHWDREWYLPYEKHHMRLIQLVDSLLDQLDEGSDYKSFYLDGQTIIIEDYLQVRPEQKERLEKHIRNGRIVIGPWYILQDAFLTSGEANVRNMQVGHKDAKRYGTPSKIGYFPDTFGLVGQTPQLMQQSGIDNVFFGRGVKPTGFNNTVSDAGYESSFSELMWEGPDGSKVLGVLFANWYSNGNEVPVDEESARKFWETKLADAEKYASTNELLYMNGCDHQPIQRDLPEAIRMAEQLYPDIEFVHSNFPDYLTALRASAEHELSTVKGELRSQRTDGWGTLVNTASARVYLKQMNQLGQTMLEKVAEPLASYAYLLGHAYPHDQLTYAWKTLMQNHPHDSICGCSVDEVHREMVTRFDKSRHVAEALIEESTSQIATAVDTSIFERYGENARPVVVFNTTGWERSGVVQMELDAARLYFRDGYTLEEMAAQMKAVDLSDRILVDEEGNHIPCTVEDLGLQFGYDLPDDRFRQPYSCRRVRIHFETEHVAALGLKTYALVNSVDHAKSGSQPKPNTLLRGERGMENQHMIVTIADNGSFTLTDKRTGRTYKDLGVYENVGDIGNEYMFKQPENEVALTTQALQAEIRVLEDTSYLASFEVIHHWEIPESADEMLDQEQRELIYYPHRKAQRSTKMIPLQIRTFISLSRSGKGVQMETTFNNQAKDHRVRALFPTDLESAVHHVDSMFEIATRDNNPAPEWQNPSNTQHQQNFVDVSEQDAGLVVANLGLNEYEVLQDGRNTIAVTLLRAVGELGDWGLFPTPEAQCLGEHSFQIEIIPHDGNGAASGAYIEAYQFQVPWTLAQTEVHPGYLTPSNTLFAWQGDGLAFSSLKVNEDSGDVMLRWYNMTTESATLKLAASQANPQPFETAYKSNILEEESEKLHSHSIEEASTLSFASKEWNIQTGSCEIVTVGLRR, from the coding sequence ATGACCAAGAAAAAGAGAGCACATATTATTTCGCATACCCACTGGGATCGGGAATGGTACTTGCCGTATGAGAAGCATCATATGCGGCTTATTCAGCTCGTCGATTCACTGTTGGATCAGCTTGATGAGGGATCGGACTATAAAAGCTTTTATTTAGATGGACAAACGATTATCATCGAAGATTATCTTCAGGTTCGACCGGAGCAGAAGGAACGACTGGAGAAGCATATCCGCAATGGGCGGATTGTGATTGGGCCATGGTACATTTTGCAGGATGCGTTTCTGACGAGTGGAGAAGCTAATGTGCGCAACATGCAGGTTGGACATAAAGACGCCAAGCGTTACGGCACCCCTTCAAAAATTGGTTACTTTCCCGATACATTTGGATTGGTCGGGCAGACTCCGCAGCTGATGCAGCAATCGGGCATTGATAATGTGTTTTTTGGACGTGGCGTGAAGCCTACGGGATTTAATAATACGGTATCGGATGCCGGATATGAATCAAGCTTCTCGGAGCTGATGTGGGAAGGACCAGACGGATCGAAAGTGCTCGGCGTATTGTTTGCCAACTGGTACTCCAACGGAAATGAAGTTCCGGTAGACGAGGAATCGGCCCGCAAGTTCTGGGAAACCAAGCTTGCAGACGCTGAGAAATATGCATCAACGAATGAGTTGTTGTACATGAACGGATGTGATCACCAGCCGATTCAACGAGACCTGCCAGAAGCGATTCGCATGGCTGAACAATTATATCCCGATATCGAGTTTGTTCACTCGAACTTCCCGGACTATCTGACCGCCCTGAGAGCATCGGCTGAACATGAGCTGTCCACGGTCAAAGGCGAACTGCGCAGCCAGCGAACTGATGGCTGGGGAACCCTGGTGAACACCGCCTCGGCTCGTGTGTATTTGAAACAGATGAACCAGCTGGGCCAGACTATGCTGGAAAAAGTGGCTGAACCCCTGGCATCCTACGCCTATCTGCTTGGACATGCCTATCCACATGATCAACTGACGTATGCTTGGAAAACGCTGATGCAAAATCACCCGCATGACAGCATCTGTGGATGCAGTGTGGATGAGGTGCACCGTGAGATGGTGACACGGTTTGATAAGAGCCGTCATGTAGCAGAGGCTTTAATTGAAGAGAGCACCAGTCAGATTGCTACAGCTGTTGATACATCCATATTTGAGCGTTACGGCGAAAATGCCCGCCCTGTGGTGGTGTTTAATACAACGGGATGGGAACGCAGCGGTGTAGTTCAGATGGAACTGGACGCGGCTCGGTTGTATTTCCGGGATGGATATACATTGGAGGAAATGGCGGCACAGATGAAAGCCGTTGACCTGTCAGATCGCATACTGGTAGATGAAGAGGGTAATCACATTCCATGTACTGTGGAGGATCTGGGTCTGCAATTTGGCTATGATCTGCCAGATGATCGCTTCCGTCAGCCGTATAGCTGTCGACGAGTACGTATTCATTTTGAGACAGAGCATGTAGCTGCATTGGGCTTGAAGACTTATGCTTTGGTAAACTCAGTGGATCATGCCAAGAGTGGCTCACAACCGAAACCAAATACGTTGTTGCGTGGTGAACGTGGCATGGAAAATCAACATATGATCGTTACGATTGCAGACAATGGTTCATTCACACTCACAGATAAACGAACAGGTCGGACTTACAAGGATCTTGGCGTGTACGAAAATGTGGGCGATATCGGCAATGAATACATGTTCAAACAACCAGAGAATGAAGTTGCATTGACAACACAAGCGCTTCAGGCCGAGATTCGGGTCCTTGAGGATACATCATACTTGGCCTCGTTCGAAGTGATTCATCATTGGGAAATACCGGAGTCAGCGGATGAGATGCTGGATCAGGAACAGCGAGAACTGATTTATTATCCACATCGCAAAGCCCAGCGTTCAACTAAAATGATTCCGCTCCAGATCCGCACGTTTATATCCCTCAGTCGTAGTGGAAAAGGAGTACAAATGGAGACAACTTTCAACAATCAGGCGAAGGATCATCGGGTACGTGCTCTTTTCCCAACGGATCTCGAATCTGCTGTTCATCATGTGGATTCCATGTTCGAAATTGCAACGCGTGATAACAACCCTGCACCGGAGTGGCAAAATCCAAGCAATACACAGCATCAACAGAATTTTGTGGATGTGAGTGAACAAGACGCCGGATTGGTCGTTGCCAATCTGGGCCTGAATGAATATGAAGTTCTTCAAGATGGGCGTAACACCATCGCCGTAACGTTGCTTCGTGCTGTGGGCGAACTTGGAGACTGGGGCTTGTTCCCGACACCTGAAGCACAATGCCTTGGTGAACATTCATTTCAGATCGAGATTATCCCTCACGATGGAAATGGAGCAGCGTCAGGTGCATATATTGAGGCCTATCAGTTCCAGGTTCCTTGGACGCTGGCACAGACTGAAGTACACCCGGGTTATCTGACACCTAGTAACACACTGTTTGCATGGCAAGGGGACGGCTTGGCGTTTTCATCACTCAAAGTGAATGAAGATTCCGGTGATGTGATGCTTCGCTGGTACAATATGACCACGGAATCCGCCACGTTGAAGCTTGCTGCATCGCA
- a CDS encoding beta-galactosidase, whose amino-acid sequence MSIQPNDKKLIIFADPAFPMEGASPTHEALDTWKAVEEITVVNAEELAEILKTTAGEGCLVNLHAPYFPKSAWTEIAAYLHQGGSLISVGGAPFKRPVRYENGAWVVESEQTAYHQELYIHEALNVSSANVQSYTSSEQIPLLTGKEEGLFEKANTWNLVPHTTKTSDLPHQMGSSGPMSTQVYPLLRGMSKDGRSVAAPVVLWENSRGTFVGSRWMFVHLPLTTSFWTQDGADEIVKWAQFCAQGVTELSLKTNYASYEPDERAVLTLQGQILQRAGNRLTESELWTFDITVEHEDRTSGMTEKVWNHRLEMELSGEQRFERILLPVSIESGLYRIICHAQAPDGEVRTLRQGFWGQDAALLAEGELITRSRDYFVKDGRPLPVVGMTYMTSDVARKFLFLPNADVWDRDMAQMAKAGINWIRTGIWTAYRNMMQVDGHMAEDVLRAIDAFILTAKRHGLQVTFTFFSFTPETWEGTNPYLDPQSVEAQKRFIRSIVSRHTHTTHVDWDLINEPSMFDPVRIFSAGPRSARDSYEQQAYITWLEQRHQTIEALQEAWNMSPKQLPNFAAAVIPEAEEINFDVQDMHKAKKGTRWLDYCLFSMEMHNVWARELVGTIKDLVPDHLVTVGQDEALGAQRPSPFFYEREVDYTTVHSWWLNDDLIWDGIFAKTPHKPNLIQETGIMYVETPDGRAKRTEEELRGILERKYAYAFSTGGAGAVQWIWNTNFYMDNANESHIGALRADGTEKPEADVSYDFGRFMHGIRDLFEDRELEDIAVVFPYSNDFSNRALAYDATTKLTRVMSYDLKLPFRALSEYHLEALEQQPPKLIIVPSPHNMDSDALQQLLTFAEKEGTSLLITGPLGLDAYWKATDRADHIVGKRSMGNVQREELLNINGVHHRVTYGLRRIAEVAKETLLHGDNGTADEVHVLPLGKGKLIWTPLPLELNGRDEPLAELYRYATEISGIEQELEWISGGDIAGIYGRKLSFPKGNLYVFVSEFSLNHEVHVRDQRTGVSYSFQLEKNRSVLFATDASGELTAVYRPDEVEIVQQDERGGITR is encoded by the coding sequence ATGAGTATCCAACCTAATGATAAAAAGCTGATTATCTTTGCTGATCCTGCGTTTCCGATGGAAGGTGCCTCTCCAACTCATGAGGCTCTGGATACATGGAAAGCAGTAGAAGAGATCACCGTTGTAAACGCCGAAGAACTCGCAGAGATTTTGAAGACCACAGCAGGTGAAGGATGTCTGGTCAATCTGCATGCACCCTATTTTCCCAAGTCTGCCTGGACGGAGATTGCAGCTTACTTGCATCAGGGCGGAAGCCTGATCAGTGTGGGGGGCGCACCCTTTAAACGTCCAGTTCGATATGAGAATGGGGCATGGGTCGTAGAGTCGGAGCAGACCGCATATCACCAGGAACTCTATATTCATGAGGCGTTGAACGTATCTTCTGCCAATGTGCAATCGTACACTTCATCCGAACAGATCCCGCTTCTCACTGGGAAAGAGGAGGGGCTGTTCGAGAAGGCAAATACATGGAATCTGGTTCCACATACAACCAAAACAAGTGATCTGCCTCACCAGATGGGTTCATCAGGACCGATGAGTACGCAGGTTTACCCATTACTTCGTGGCATGAGTAAGGATGGACGTAGTGTCGCCGCTCCGGTCGTTCTGTGGGAAAACTCCCGCGGGACTTTCGTTGGTTCACGCTGGATGTTTGTGCATCTGCCGCTGACCACCTCATTCTGGACGCAGGATGGCGCTGATGAGATTGTGAAGTGGGCGCAATTCTGTGCGCAAGGTGTAACCGAGTTATCCCTGAAAACGAATTATGCTTCGTATGAGCCAGATGAACGAGCTGTACTCACACTTCAAGGGCAGATTTTACAGCGTGCAGGCAATAGACTTACCGAGTCCGAGCTGTGGACGTTTGACATAACGGTCGAGCATGAAGATCGCACAAGTGGCATGACGGAGAAGGTATGGAACCATCGACTGGAGATGGAACTTTCCGGTGAGCAGCGTTTCGAACGTATACTTCTCCCGGTTTCCATTGAAAGTGGGCTGTATCGGATCATATGCCACGCGCAGGCTCCTGACGGTGAAGTTCGGACCTTGCGTCAAGGCTTCTGGGGACAGGATGCTGCATTGCTGGCAGAAGGGGAACTGATTACCCGCAGCAGGGATTATTTTGTAAAAGACGGACGTCCTCTGCCTGTTGTGGGCATGACCTATATGACCTCCGATGTGGCACGGAAATTTTTATTTCTGCCCAATGCGGATGTCTGGGATCGAGACATGGCTCAGATGGCAAAAGCCGGCATCAACTGGATTCGGACGGGAATCTGGACCGCCTATCGCAACATGATGCAGGTGGACGGACATATGGCAGAGGATGTGCTTCGTGCCATTGATGCATTTATTTTAACGGCGAAACGCCATGGCTTGCAGGTCACGTTCACTTTCTTCTCCTTTACACCGGAGACATGGGAAGGAACGAATCCGTATCTGGACCCGCAGAGTGTGGAAGCACAGAAACGTTTCATCCGCAGCATCGTCAGTCGTCACACGCATACAACACATGTGGACTGGGATCTGATTAACGAGCCGTCCATGTTTGATCCGGTGCGCATCTTCTCAGCTGGCCCACGCTCGGCAAGGGATTCATATGAACAGCAGGCTTATATCACTTGGCTTGAGCAGCGGCATCAGACGATTGAAGCGTTGCAGGAGGCATGGAACATGTCACCGAAGCAGCTTCCGAACTTTGCAGCCGCGGTGATCCCGGAGGCAGAAGAGATTAACTTTGATGTACAGGACATGCACAAGGCCAAAAAAGGAACACGCTGGCTTGATTACTGTCTTTTCTCTATGGAGATGCACAATGTTTGGGCAAGAGAGCTTGTAGGTACGATCAAGGATCTGGTACCGGATCATCTGGTCACTGTGGGTCAGGACGAAGCCCTTGGTGCACAGCGTCCTTCGCCTTTCTTCTATGAACGTGAAGTGGATTATACAACTGTGCATTCCTGGTGGTTGAACGATGATCTGATCTGGGACGGTATTTTCGCCAAAACGCCACATAAGCCAAATCTCATTCAGGAGACGGGCATCATGTATGTGGAAACTCCAGATGGACGAGCCAAACGTACAGAAGAAGAGCTTCGTGGCATTCTCGAACGCAAGTACGCCTATGCTTTCTCTACAGGCGGCGCAGGAGCGGTGCAATGGATCTGGAACACCAACTTTTATATGGATAACGCCAATGAGTCTCATATCGGAGCCCTTCGTGCAGATGGTACGGAGAAACCGGAGGCGGATGTATCTTATGATTTTGGCCGATTCATGCATGGCATTCGTGATCTCTTTGAAGACCGCGAGCTGGAGGATATTGCAGTGGTGTTCCCGTATTCCAATGACTTCTCCAACCGTGCCCTGGCCTATGATGCCACAACAAAGCTTACTCGCGTGATGTCCTATGATCTGAAATTGCCATTCCGTGCGTTATCCGAATATCATCTGGAAGCGTTGGAGCAGCAGCCACCGAAGTTAATTATCGTGCCGAGTCCGCACAATATGGACAGCGATGCACTTCAACAATTGCTCACGTTTGCGGAGAAGGAAGGTACAAGTCTGCTCATCACTGGACCACTGGGGCTGGATGCATACTGGAAGGCAACTGACCGGGCAGATCATATCGTAGGCAAACGCAGTATGGGTAACGTGCAGCGGGAAGAACTGCTGAATATTAACGGCGTGCATCACCGGGTGACCTATGGACTGCGTCGTATCGCCGAGGTGGCGAAGGAGACTTTGCTTCATGGAGATAATGGTACAGCAGATGAAGTACACGTTCTGCCTTTGGGCAAAGGGAAATTAATCTGGACTCCACTGCCGCTCGAGTTAAATGGACGGGACGAGCCCCTTGCTGAATTGTATCGTTATGCAACCGAGATTTCGGGCATCGAACAGGAGTTGGAATGGATATCTGGCGGAGATATCGCAGGGATCTATGGCCGGAAGCTGAGTTTTCCAAAAGGAAATCTGTATGTATTTGTATCGGAATTTTCCTTAAACCATGAAGTTCACGTAAGAGATCAACGTACAGGTGTATCATACTCGTTCCAATTGGAGAAAAATCGTTCGGTGCTGTTTGCCACGGATGCTTCCGGAGAGCTGACTGCGGTGTATCGCCCTGATGAGGTTGAGATTGTACAACAAGATGAAAGAGGTGGGATAACACGATGA